Part of the Candoia aspera isolate rCanAsp1 chromosome 1, rCanAsp1.hap2, whole genome shotgun sequence genome, gttcaactcccagaattccacagccagtctgggagttgaagtccacacatcctcaagctgccaaggttgagaaactctgggttAGAGAAAGGCGTTTTACAAAAATTTTGATGTTACAGAGGTCTTTCCAGTATCTGTGGGCCTTAATGTCTCTCCTCGCATAGCCTCCTCCCTGCCTCTTCCCACAGAGAGTCCCCAGATGTCATTTTGGTATTAACAAAGCATTTAAAAGCAGGCTATTAAAAAACATAAGGAGCCTAGAAGATGAGAAGGCTTCCAAAGGATGACTTCGTGAAAGCAATTGAGGGCCATCTCTTCCTGGTCCATCTCTACCCTTAAAGGACTTGCTGCTTCCCTCAACTGATCATGGCATAATTTTCTCTTTATGCCAGGAAGCTGGAAATGCATTCTTAGCTGAACAACAAGCGTGAGAAAACAGAGTTGTTGGACTGGTTGGTGTTGAGGTCCACCAGAGGACTTTCAACCTTCCTGTCACTGTTCTCCTCATCACCTCCACTCCTGAAGACAGCATCTCCTTCTGCCTCCCAGCAGCTTTCTGCTGGGCTGAGGTGAGGTCGAGGTGAAGCATCCTCAGGGTCTGATTGTTCCACGCTGTGTCTCTGCCTCAGGACCGCTTCCTCACCAGGTGGGCTTTCCTCCTCACCACTGGTCTCACTGCCTCCTGGACCTGAGCTGGCCTGTGGGACTCCTTCAATGGCTGCATCTGTGCCATCTTCTGGATCAGAATCCGAATCGATAAAGGGAGTGTCGGGTTCTACGAGCAAAAGAAAGCCAAGGGTTGGCTACCCAAGGGCTGCTTGTGGCAGAAATATGGAGCATTCTTGGATTGTAATGCCAAAGTTTGGAATCGAGCACCCATTTTTAGCCCTgcaatttctgcctcttttcacTCAAAGTAGCGCAAAATGAGTCTTGTAAGAACATCGCCCTTACAAGAATAGCATTGATTGTTCCATGTCAATGTTAAAATGTGAGATTCCTCCTCACCTTTGTATGCATCTTCATGAAGAGCGGCTTCTGTCTGCTCAGAGGTTGCCTCAAGATACTGGGCTTCACTGTGGGCTTCCGTTCCTTCATCCTCCTGGACACATGGAATTCAAGGTGTTAGTGAGGTTAGCTCTGTAAGGTAGGAAGACGTTGATCAAAAGATCACTGCTGGCAGCCACAGCCTTGCCAACAGGTTCCACTCACCTGGTTCCTGACCAACTCTTCATCTTCCCTGGTTGTTTCTTCTGAGCCATCTGGAAATACGCCATTGGATTCAAAGATAGCAGCATAGAAATTTATGAGTGCCTCAACAATGCAGGCCTGGTGGGGGTAATCAACcaaggaagagagggagatggtAGCCTGGGTGGGCCGGGGGCGCATTAACGTGGGGCCAAAGACGATTCCCAGGTTGCTAGAAGACATTTTATTATCATCTTCCAGTTCTATAATCCTAGGAAAGAAGTGGACAAAGAGATGCATGCAGGATATAACTGTGAGGTTCTCTGTCTGATTTTAGACATCAAggcttttaaattttatatagACAGCTGCTTTATATCATGCTGAATGAAGTTCAAACCCAGCCTTGGGCATGGGATTATAGGAGTTGAAATGCAAACAAATTTAGCAGCGCAAGCACAGTGGAGAAGGCTGAGCTAGCTAATATCAATCCAACAGATGAACATcttagtggctgggttcatatattgaGCAACCATGGTTTACTTAACTATGGTTGTTAAATAAGGCACAGTAGCTGAATTCAACATCATGCTAAACCTTAAATTCTGGGATTCCCAGTAAATCACCAAGGGAGCCATTAGGTTCTAGACACCACTCTAGATACCTGTGCAGGTTCCACATCCCAGCTCAGGAGAATCTGCAAGGGatgaaaaaagtcaatatggcagccggGATGTGGCACACACGAgggttgccatcttgatttttttgactcaGGACACCCCCCCATACTGCTGCCTTAGTTGGTAGCATGCTGGATGGAAAATAATCAGACTCTATTATGGTCCTTCTTTACAAGGACTATATAGCCTTTAAAGAATGCATATAGCCCAAATGCATTCTTACGAAATACAAATACCAAGGaggaaaccccacccccaccaaacctggcagggcaagctactgcatataaacaggcagaaAACCCATATCCTTTGCACTGAGGATggtacctagtcgggtaatgaaatgtctgcaagcaaaccaccaagctcagagaacaccaaggactccccagttcaaccctgagctacagacattctcttctattagaaataCAAATGAGTTGGAGCAAAGAAACTTGCTTGGATGCATGTCACCTGGTAAAAAGTTGCTACTAGACACTTCTCTGAGGAAAACCATTTTGTGAAAATGCCCACGCTATGCTCACAAAATTCCAAAGGCACTGATGCCCCAAAGTTGGAGCTTCTGacattaaccatggtttacacaCCACACTAGCTTGATTCCTGCAACATCCCGAGTCAAAGCTAAAGAAATCATGAGATGCTTAGTGCAGTCACTAGGTCATCCAAGCAGAAGAGAAGTCAAAGGCCAGCTTGCTCCTCTTCCTGCCATCTCTCAGAGTCGAGGTCCACTCTCAGAGATCGGCCAAGCCCTCATTTCAGGAGGAAGCAGACCCAGCTGTGGGTGTTAAAAGGGAACAGCGACTGCCTGCAATTCATTTTCCTGACCAGATTTTGGTCACCAGGTGCCAGGTGACACCACTGACCTCTTCAGGTGCTGCACGATGCACTTCAAGGTGGCAAGGTTCTTGGGTGGAAGTTCTTTTAGCAGTTCCTTCAGCTTCGCTACCACGACTTTCTCTGCCCCGCTGCTTCTGTCCACCGGCTCACCAGTGCTTCTCCCTGCCCTGCTGTCAGACCTACCCTGCAAGGTCTCCTTGGCCAACCCCATAAGGCTGTTGTACATCCGGAAGGGCATGATTGGTTCTGGGAGCTGAAAGGAGTAAGAATCACAGGAAAGTAGCCTAAAGGAATCAAATGGCATGCCAGCTTACTTACAAAACACTACCCAAGAACCTGGATCCTCATCCTGCTGGATCAAACCACATCCCCCTTCCCAGATGTATTTAGGAAGCCCATAGGCCGAATCTGAAAGCAACAGTCCTTGATGCTGCTCTGAACTTGGAAGATCCACCAAAGCTAGTAATCCTAGATCTCCTCTGCAAATTATCTCACCCTCCATTAAAGGTAAAGGGTGCCATGGTGGCATCTTATGGCAGTGAATTTCATAGGTTTACCCATATATTGGGGAAGAAAAATCAGAGTtgggtagcatcttttccaattaacacattttattaaaaggcatcagcttccaTGAGCAGCAGTACATCAAATGTATTGAGTGGCTAGaccacggctggctggggaattctgggagttgaagtccagacatcctaaagttgctaaggttgagaaacactgggctagactgatGCAGGATTTAACTTGGGTGAGGGGAAAAGTGGAGGAGAAATACATTATCTGAAGGCTGTCACCCAGTCTCTGTGAATCCATTTCATTGAATTAATCTCAGTTAACTGAAAGGAAGGCAAAAAAAATTCCATCTGTATTTTCCACACCATTAATAACTACAATTCTATGTTAGCAGGATGCTCTCTTTCTCCTGCTCCTCCGCCTCTTGTGCTAAAAAGCCCCCAGGCTTTCAACGGTAGGGAAGGTGCTGCACCCTTTGGCCCAAACATCACAGGCACCCTTGGCTGCCTCACCTGACGAAGGTAGAGCTTCAGCACGTTGCTGATATCATGCGGTGAGGCCTGAGACAACTCAACCAGCTCTTTCCCGTTCTCAAAGGCCTGACAGAGCTTCTCCACACGGGATTTCACCCCGTTAACACGATAGATGCcctaaggaagagagaaagaggtatTGATTAGACAAAGAgtgtcaccatcttgacttcttcgATATAGCGCCTCTCTCCAGATGTCCTTGTTACAGGGGTGCCCACAAGGTttgaagctccagctggtccaaaatgcagctgcgcgagctgtttttggtgcccctagaagggcacatgtaacaccactgctgcacgagctgcattgggtaccagtttgcttctgggtccaattcaaggtgttggttattacctttaaagccctacatggcatggggccaggttacctgagggaccgcctcttccccattacatcaacccgtcccacccgatcatgcagagagggcatgtgcggatcccgtctgtaagagaatttcatctggcggggtccaggaaatgggccttctctgcagtagctcccgccctgtggaacatgctgcccccggaggtgagattggccccatcgctcctggcctttcggaggagtctgaagacctggttctgccgcctcgcttggggtggagaggggaatggatctacatggggatggcttctatagaccactcctcccacacttggactgttttagattcttcaccacttggattccttatttttacctctatttatattatttattactgtattttattctgtgtatttatgatTATgttttttaatcgattgttgtaaaccacccagagtcccccgatgggaggagatgggcggggataaattagatagacagacagacagacagacaaataaacaaataaaaagtcaagagggtgatCATGATGGAACGATCGatgctctgcctgctttttatgaCAGTCCTGTGGCTGTCACCTTGAAAAAAAGACTGCAGCCATGCCCGGCTTTTATAACAGAAAGGTGCAACCATTTTACAGGTCTCCGGGATGCATGCCAAAAGTGGACGGGGTACAGCAAAAAAGAACTTTGCTTCCCTTTCAGTTTAATTAAATGGCTCATAGAATTATTCCCCATGTATTCCCCATTCCCCATTATTATTCCCCATTCCCCTTCTATCACATGAAAGATCATAATGCAAGCACAACTTGTTTTTACTAACTTTAGCACATCTACCGGAGGgcatacagaaaagaaaataaaaaaagagaaaagaaaagaacaacaggTTGCTTTGCAGTGATTTTTGCTGTATAATTTCAGATGCTCCTTGACCACCCCTGCCTTAAAACATGAGGGCTCATCATAtagggtagtgtttctcaacctcagcaactttaagatgtgtggacttcaactcccagaatgccccagccagccatgctggctggggaattctgggggttgaagtccatacttcttaaagttgctgaggttgagaaacactgttatagggtATCAGTGTAACCACTAGGATTGCTAGCTTGATGGCACAATTGCCAGGGGCTGAACAGAGTAATGTCTTCCCCTCTATCTGATTTCTTTTACACAGAGCAGGTACTCCACCCCTTACTTTGGTTTTCATGGCCCGCCGTTCGATCTCACTGATGCACTTCTTGACAATGAAGGGGACGCCATCGGAGCCAGTGTGGGAAGCCTGGGCAAAGTCCCGCCCGAAGAGCTGCAGTTTGCCCTGAAGTTTCTTGTGTCCGCACTGAATGGCCAGCGTCTCCAGGCATTTCTTGTGACAGGCTAAGTAACACTGGGGAAGAGGGGGCAGGGGCAGAGAGAGTGGGGTGAAACAGCCACGCAGCAAGGAAGATGGTGCAGTTCCAGAAAGAGCCACTGGATGGCAATGTGTCACCAACAAGGTCTCTTTCCAGCAGCTTTCCTGGTGACCTCATAGAGATCATTCTCATGCTCCACTAACTGGATGAACCATCTACAGCACTTCAGTGACCATGTAGCTGAAGATGTGATCAAGGGCCAGGATCTGCCGGGCTGTCAATGGCTACTCTGAACTGCTGCAAGCTTgccgccacctcctcctcctccctccacttGCTGAGCCCAGCTCTTTATGGCCAGTCTGGCTTGGGCCAATGGAGAGTCTGGGCACCTGGGATCTGCGGAGAGGCCCCACCTACACTTTCCAATGGGCCACTCAGGCGTCACCTGGCTCCTTATAAACACCAGTTTGCCACTCTTGAAAGAATGGTAGACCTGTCTTTAAAAAGCAGGACAGGTGCTTTCGCCAATAgtcttttcttttggggggggttcTGTGTGGGTGTCTTTGGCCCCTTCCCCCCTCTTCATCtgccatctggctggggaaggctTCAGACAACACTGGTTGCTGCAAATCTCAAgactctccctctcccccttcatTCAGGACTTGGGAACAAGCCCACCATGAAATTGACCAGAGAGATGATGAAACCGATCAGCCCCATGTTGCTCTAAAGAgcagttttttcttcctttctttctggatGCCCATTAAGTCCAGTTCCACATGCAAATCACTTTCAAAGCTGTTTGAATCACGGAACGCtgactttttctttaaaactcaTAACTCCCCCAAAGCTCTCCTCCTGCCTCCAGGATATTGCTTTGAAATCTAGAACTATACAAAGTGCCCTTAAGTGCTGCAACATTGGAATTGGGTGGTGCCTCTGTTTTAAATTTTCAATTTGGAATCGAGCAAAATTTCATTGATGGGTGGGAAAAGGggctctcttcccccccccccaacacaagaATGAGGCAGTACCAACACTATGGCTGAGACTGAAAATTCATCTTTTCCCGTCCAATGCAGTTTTCTTCTGAATCTGCCCCGTTTCATACCAAAGAGCTTCCTTTTCAAGGTGTCATTTTTGTCACTGATTTACTCCCACTGATTTACTCCCACTGCAGTGGGAAAACTCCACATTTCACCTTGCAACCCCCTTCCCCATCAGGTGTTTTTTGGGCTTCTAAACACGGGCAAAGCACTGTTCCAGAATAGCACTacagaagaacattttttttgcAGAATGGCATTGTTCTGGGATAGCACCATTTCCGGAATAATGCTGTTCTGGAGTAGCACTAAACCCACACCAAGCATGGGCAAACCCAGAGAGATTTCTGACTGCAGTGAAAACTCACCTCTTCCACAGCCCTGCCCCACTTTAGAAAAAGCAATTCTGGGACACTTTTCCCATCATCCTGTGATGCCTTGAGGGGAAGGGAAACTACACAGCCAAGACCATCAACtacaaatacattatttaaataaaaataaatgattgctTCCTTGACTTGTCCCACATTCACACTGTAAGGACAGCCCCTATCTTCTGCCTCTTTATACTAcgatccttttcttttcttttttggccaGCTCAAGGACTGAAGGAGTGTATGGTAACACAGCTGTGGGAAAGAACCCATAGATGCATCTAGGCCATTTTCATGGCAGGGTTACGGAAATGGGGTTTGCCACTTCTTTCATCTGGGatattttccaacttcccagtctaacctatacaatggggtttcctggtggtctcctctcCAGATCTGACTCTGCTTAATTTTTCAAGATTCGCCAAGGTCAGTCAGAGCTGCCACTTATTCAGAACTACAACAGAAGTTGCTAGGCTAGTTGATCACCTAACTCAGGGTAGTTTACTCCAGCTTCTTCCAAGCTGGATACCCCCAGTATATTGGGAATTGAATTCCTATAAGCTCTTCAtaagcagcctttttttttctgttaaattgtttctgattctcagagactgcctggacaagtccctgaagttttctttgcaaggtttttcagaagagtgttgccattgcctgcttcctaggggtgagagagagtgactggcccaaggtcacccagctggctttgtgcctaaggcgggactagaactcctggtctcctggtttctagcctagtgccttaatcACAAGCTGAAATCCAACCTAATTGGGAAGGTACTGAGCTTAGGAAAATTTGGCTTAGTTCCTGGCAGAAAaaagtcttccacttttcccttTTAAACTCAAGATACTGTAAACCAGCCCTGATGTTTTCCTCTACTCTCTGCGCTGCCTCCCCTCCACCCAAGTACCCATCCTACCTCTTCACATTCAGCTCCCTGGAAGTAGACGTAGCTGTTGCATTCCCGACACTTGGAGGGGGTCCGCAGCTTCCTCAGCCGGTGGGTCTGGGCGGCTTTGGACAAGCTGAAATGCCGGAAAGGGCCAGTGGGCGGAGAGATTCCTGGAGTCATTTCATTAATACCTGGtagccagaaggaaaaaaaaggcaaaagcttaCACAAAGGCTGAAACACCACCAAAATGCGCTGTTCCATCTAGTTTCTAATTCCAAGGAGCATTTGAATGGCGTGTGCTCCACGTCCATTCAGATGGAGCACATTTCTCCTTATCTTTTTTTATTGCACTGGAGTATTTTTCTGCTCCTACTTAGTATTAGATTAGCTAGCAAATTTCCTATAATCCTtggtagagggagaaaatgtagaagcagtgaaagactttgtattcctaggtgcaaagattactgcagatgctgactgcagtcaggaaatcagaagacgcttaatccttgggagaagagcaatgacaaatctcgataaaatagttaagagcagagacatcacactgacaacaaaggcccgcatagttaaagcaatggtgttccctgtagtaacatatggctgcgagagctggaccataaggaaggctgagcgaaggaagatcgatgctttggagctgtggtgttggaggaaaattctgagagtgccttggactgcaagaagatcaaaccagtccatcctccaggaaataaaggcagaccgctcacttgagggaatgatattaaaggccaaactgaaatactttggccacacaatgagaagacaggacaccctggagaagatgctgatgctggggagagtggagggcaaaaggaagaggggccgaccaagggcaagatggatggatgatattctagaggtgacggattcgtccctgggggagctgggggtgttgacgaccgacaggaagctctggcgtgggctggtccatgaagtcacgaagagtcggaagcgactaaacgaataaacaacaacaatacacatATATGCAAATCTGGAGGGGAAGGAGGCCAAATGAACTAAAAGTTACAGCAATGTACAATGCACAGCATTCCAGTACAAAATGCAGaactgaaaaacaaaggaaaggtaGGATTTAGGCATTTTCTGACCggcctagaaaaaaaaaaaataaggacctGCTCCTTGTTATCCTTTATAGGGAACATCCAGGCTCTGACTGTGGATCTTGCCCCCATTGTAAAGGCTTGCCCCTTAGTATATATTGTTCCATTAGTGCTTACTCTGTTCAAAGGAAGGTGAATTTCCAACTTGGTCATCTCCAGGGGACAGCGATCCATTTGGAGGCGTCTGCTGGAACTTCTGAGGAAACTCACCTAGCCAAGAGAGACCCTCAGTCTTAGAAGTTATCAAATTAAATCCCAGGGAGCAGAAAAAGGAAACCATAAAGACATCAAAGACACCCCCATCTAGGGATCAATCTGTGGCACacggaaaaaaaatgggagaagctTTAATCACACCATTGTGACTACCCTCTTGgctttttggaccataccctgcAAGAATTGCCTCCAAATGTTCAAGCTCGAGCTTTTGAGAATTGCCAGAAGGAAAACTCCAGCGTTTGGGGGCATCTTGGCAGCCTTGGTGGGCCCAGAGAGCTGGAATACGTAGAATCTGGTTGTACTTCCAGATCTTGTCTCAGCCATGATGGTTATTGGTGATTTTAGGTCAAAAGCTCTCTCTGAGCGTAGCCTACCTCACAGCTGTCAACTCAAAATGCAGAATCATGTTTTCTTGAGTGACCGAAGGATAGAAACAAACTGTTTTTTCTAAAGCTCCCTGAATTTAACTACTTTTCATAGGTGGCAAAGTGGGAGAGGGTGCATTTATCAAATATAAACTGAGTGatgaatgatgaatgaatgaatatattgaTGCAGGTAGGTAGGGGCATCTTGTTAGTTTCTTTTCAGCTCAGTTCCTAATGCGCCCACCTGGATTCTGCACTTGCACAATCCATAGGTCAGAACATGGGAGGATACCTGAGCTTGTGGCAGAGGATTCCAGACTGTCCCTGCTCTCCGTGATGGCTGTCGGCCATGACTTGTGTACCTGGTGACCTCGCCCACCTGAGGAGCCAATGACAAGATAGATTTCGTTCCTGCATGTGTAGAATCAGACCGAGCGTTGAGCCTTTGCAATGCTGACCCGTTCTATGCAGCAGAGAAGCATTCCCCAGTCAGGCACTTTCCAAATACAGCTAGGTCTCCATTAGTGCGGATAACAAATCCCGTGAAGTGGTTGCATTATTCAGATTTGCACTACTCAAAGTTATAATTATATGTAAAATATGGTAATAGGTTCCAGCTCAACGGGAATACCGTTCAGTCCCACCCAACTTTTGCTCTAATATAataatgagcctcttcttttttttgcACGTAGTGTCTTTATCTGAAGGAATCCTCCTTTTGTTCATTTTGCTAAGGACACTTCTTAAACTGATTAAAACAAATCACAATAACTAACATATATTACAGCAGGCAGCAGCACATGCACACGAGAAGTTACACAAGTGCAGACCGAAGTAGCAATGTCTAAAACCCTAACAGTAACCTGGCAACCTCAACCAGGCATGTGCCAGCCtcgcattaactgaattttggttcACATTAAAGGTGACCTGGTGTGTGAATATTGCATTACTTGAACTTGTATTAACTATGACCTCGCTGTGTGTTGAACTATATCTCCTGTTCTTCAGCCAGTAGATAGAAAGCTGCTACAGAACAGCTACAGGGAACCTCATTTCTACACTCTCTTTTCCTCTGTGTGTGAAACAGTCACCCAAAGCTTCCACCCACAGAAAGACTGTGCCTGATGCTTCTCTACATGATCTCCCTACCTGCACTCAATTCTGGGACACTACTGCACCAGAGGGACCCAAACACTCTCAATACAGAAGCAGGGCAAGAACGCCTGCCCGCCTGTCTGCATGCTCTGCTGCAGCTCCCTTCCTTTCAGCTGCATCgttgagtcagcagaaaaactCCAGCATGAAATTGACTGTCCCTGTTGCAGATACTATCACCTAAAGATAACGTAAGCCAGGCTTTATCGTGAGCTGGGGGCACGAAGACAGTGACCTCGCGGGGACGTGGCAGAAAAAAGACCTTATGAGTCTACAGTTCTAAGGCAGGCCTAGTGAAAAACACGGGGACATTAAAGTGGTCTATCTAATGCAGCATCTGATGCTTAGGAGCAAACTTACGCCATACCTCCCAAATGCTCACCAGCAGGGGCATGAAAAGGCCCTGCACTTACTCCTAGAAGCATCTCTTCCTTCAAACTCTTTTGAAAGCTATCTGAGACGTATGTCTCTTGCAAGCCTTTTCCCCAAATGAATTGTGAACCCCCAGAACCGGTTAGAATccggcagcattaaaaaaaaaaaatcaacggaataaataaatattctgcattTGGGAGCAAATCCATACTGAATTTACTGGCAGTTCTGCAAAGGAGGAATTAGAATGGTGCGCTTGGGAGCCAAGTCCTGCTGGAGAATTTATCCACGCTACAAAACCAAGGGTCCTTGGGCCAGATATGGGGCGGAAGGAGCACAGGAAACCAGCCCCAGCAGAAGCGGTAGGCGATCTCCTCACCTCGTTTTTCAAGCTGGGTGAGATGGTTCTGTGACTCTCGCCCTGCGGCTGCATCGCCCTCAGAGGCTGTTCCGTCTTTGCTGGGTGTGTCGGAGCTATTTGCCCCTGTGACTTCAGTAGTACTGTGACTGCCTTTTCTTACCCGAGTCACCGGAGACCTGTTGGAGAGGGAATATTGTGGAGGAGTTGAAAGGAAGCAAGTCCAGCTCCTCGCCGAGTCTCCCCCCCAATTCAGCTTTGGCAAACCCATCTGTTACCAACCATTCTCGGGTCTGAATGACTGAATGACTTGCCAGGGCCTGCCCCTGAAATGGGCGAGGTCAGAACAACAGATTGGATGTGGGCAGGACAAAACTTTTGAGTCAATTCAagttaaaacagggtttctcaactagggttccctgggagatcacgatttatttaaaaaattatttcaaattcgggcaacttcacattaaagaggtacgtttcgttctttatttttagtttaggaacactgttaatgcacatatacaggcctacccatgaaacgaatatcataattttgttaacttctggccaatatttcagcctgaatgtgtaggggttccctgaggcctggaaaatatttcaagggttcctccagggtcaaaaggttgagaaagacttaGTAAAACTATTGAAACACAGTTAATAAAATTATACCTACACTGACCATCCGTtgtttattataaaggacagtcccttatttcagaaagctgtcctttgggtttatatatttttcaaaaactcacttttgtcctttatttgggtcatttaacttttactgtactAATGGTACCACTcaatgcacagtctttcatattcatgtgaaaaatatggaaactaaattgtctttttaaaataaatttacatatactgtttgattttagatatttttattagaatgtgtgtttttgtaaagtgtttcttggttttgctcttgaattttctatggtaaagcaaagttataaatataaacagttaatttttttttaaaccttatgtacctctttcagatttgtcccTTTTTCAAGTtggtactttatttttttccaataaaatatGGTCACCATAATTATACCCCATATAACTAATCCTTTCCTGTTTCTACCATATTAAATTCTATTAATACCCTGACAATTTTTTGGAAGAAACGGGTCTGCAGCCTTCCCCTGGTCCCTGCCTGTATGGGATACAGGaacaatttgggggtggggggcagtagGAAGCAGTCCTGATTTCAAATA contains:
- the ARHGAP45 gene encoding rho GTPase-activating protein 45 isoform X2 — encoded protein: MFSRKKRELIKTPSISKKCRAGSPVPPTSLELPRRDGLDASTSSLLDLSSLATAATLKRPTSLSRHASAAGFPLAPAIPRGLAKAHKPHSTCSPNEISEGSLAEPEDISQLLAEVACFAERLEKLKDVVLQEDGLESRRSLAHECLGEALRILRQVISKYPLLNTLETLTAAGTLISRVKGFHYELNNEAEKHEFEKAVELIAVSFSSTVSEFLMGEVDSSTILSIPLTDQNQSVENLYGGITSLGPEDVLNSKEDFSSVRLSGEEVDVLLQKCEGGVGFALNYAKNISKYMKDLIYYMEKRTVLETEFAKGLQKIVNTCKQTINQEPSMPFLSIYSLSLEQDMEYGLSSLQAANTLRTETYLQPLSLRRLEHEKRRKEIKEQWHRAQRKLQEAENNLRKAKQMYMQRSEECEKARHVMAKAEEDQLGASSSSATLKTLDKKRRLEEEARNKAEEAMATYRTCIADANTHKQELEDTKVTALRQLHEVVKQSDQVIKSATISFYQIMHMQTAPLPVYFQTLCESSKLYDPGQQYASLVKRLQRGDEPETQYDFEPYVSTNNWSPVTRVRKGSHSTTEVTGANSSDTPSKDGTASEGDAAAGRESQNHLTQLEKRGGRGHQVHKSWPTAITESRDSLESSATSSGEFPQKFQQTPPNGSLSPGDDQVGNSPSFEQSINEMTPGISPPTGPFRHFSLSKAAQTHRLRKLRTPSKCRECNSYVYFQGAECEECYLACHKKCLETLAIQCGHKKLQGKLQLFGRDFAQASHTGSDGVPFIVKKCISEIERRAMKTKGIYRVNGVKSRVEKLCQAFENGKELVELSQASPHDISNVLKLYLRQLPEPIMPFRMYNSLMGLAKETLQGRSDSRAGRSTGEPVDRSSGAEKVVVAKLKELLKELPPKNLATLKCIVQHLKRIIELEDDNKMSSSNLGIVFGPTLMRPRPTQATISLSSLVDYPHQACIVEALINFYAAIFESNGVFPDGSEETTREDEELVRNQEDEGTEAHSEAQYLEATSEQTEAALHEDAYKEPDTPFIDSDSDPEDGTDAAIEGVPQASSGPGGSETSGEEESPPGEEAVLRQRHSVEQSDPEDASPRPHLSPAESCWEAEGDAVFRSGGDEENSDRKVESPLVDLNTNQSNNSVFSRLLFS
- the ARHGAP45 gene encoding rho GTPase-activating protein 45 isoform X4, which codes for MECPVFRCCKSAWELPRRDGLDASTSSLLDLSSLATAATLKRPTSLSRHASAAGFPLAPAIPRGLAKAHKPHSTCSPNEISEGSLAEPEDISQLLAEVACFAERLEKLKDVVLQEDGLESRRSLAHECLGEALRILRQVISKYPLLNTLETLTAAGTLISRVKGFHYELNNEAEKHEFEKAVELIAVSFSSTVSEFLMGEVDSSTILSIPLTDQNQSVENLYGGITSLGPEDVLNSKEDFSSVRLSGEEVDVLLQKCEGGVGFALNYAKNISKYMKDLIYYMEKRTVLETEFAKGLQKIVNTCKQTINQEPSMPFLSIYSLSLEQDMEYGLSSLQAANTLRTETYLQPLSLRRLEHEKRRKEIKEQWHRAQRKLQEAENNLRKAKQMYMQRSEECEKARHVMAKAEEDQLGASSSSATLKTLDKKRRLEEEARNKAEEAMATYRTCIADANTHKQELEDTKVTALRQLHEVVKQSDQVIKSATISFYQIMHMQTAPLPVYFQTLCESSKLYDPGQQYASLVKRLQRGDEPETQYDFEPYVSTNNWSPVTRVRKGSHSTTEVTGANSSDTPSKDGTASEGDAAAGRESQNHLTQLEKRGGRGHQVHKSWPTAITESRDSLESSATSSGEFPQKFQQTPPNGSLSPGDDQVGNSPSFEQSINEMTPGISPPTGPFRHFSLSKAAQTHRLRKLRTPSKCRECNSYVYFQGAECEECYLACHKKCLETLAIQCGHKKLQGKLQLFGRDFAQASHTGSDGVPFIVKKCISEIERRAMKTKGIYRVNGVKSRVEKLCQAFENGKELVELSQASPHDISNVLKLYLRQLPEPIMPFRMYNSLMGLAKETLQGRSDSRAGRSTGEPVDRSSGAEKVVVAKLKELLKELPPKNLATLKCIVQHLKRIIELEDDNKMSSSNLGIVFGPTLMRPRPTQATISLSSLVDYPHQACIVEALINFYAAIFESNGVFPDGSEETTREDEELVRNQEDEGTEAHSEAQYLEATSEQTEAALHEDAYKEPDTPFIDSDSDPEDGTDAAIEGVPQASSGPGGSETSGEEESPPGEEAVLRQRHSVEQSDPEDASPRPHLSPAESCWEAEGDAVFRSGGDEENSDRKVESPLVDLNTNQSNNSVFSRLLFS